The following proteins come from a genomic window of Nocardiopsis sp. YSL2:
- a CDS encoding MATE family efflux transporter, translating into MPGLMPAVPFRHRHDREILALAIPTFFALVSEPLFLLTDAAVVGTLGTRALAGLGVAGQVLLTFVAVCVFLAYGTTAAVARRFGAGDVAGGVRDGVDGLWLAVLLGLAAIAAGWPAGPALVELLGASPEVAPYAVSYLRVSLLSTPFLLIVMAGTGVLRGLQDARTPLVVAVATYAGNAALCAVFVLVLDWGIAGSAWATVIAQGAGAFWYVATIGRTARHEGVSLLPTTAGLRASASAGFALFLRSVSMRVVALVTTAVAARLGDEAIAAHQVSYNIWALLVFAMDAIAIAGQSIIGRYLGAGDVRGTRDATRRMVEWGVLSGLVFAALVILVLPWAPIPFTDDPQVRVLITATLVVVALLQPLSGVTMVLDGVLMGAGDQRYLAWASLWTMLAFLPCALLVPVFTGSTLWGLVGLWIAFAVWILARALTLGARARGTAWLVTGARRP; encoded by the coding sequence ATGCCCGGACTCATGCCCGCCGTGCCCTTCCGGCACCGCCACGACCGCGAGATCCTCGCCCTGGCGATCCCCACGTTCTTCGCGCTCGTCAGCGAACCCCTGTTCCTGCTGACCGACGCGGCCGTGGTCGGAACGCTGGGCACGCGCGCGCTGGCCGGTCTGGGCGTGGCCGGCCAGGTGCTGCTCACCTTCGTGGCCGTGTGCGTCTTCCTCGCCTACGGCACCACGGCCGCGGTCGCGCGCCGGTTCGGCGCGGGCGACGTCGCCGGCGGTGTCCGCGACGGCGTGGACGGACTCTGGCTGGCGGTCCTGCTCGGCCTGGCCGCCATCGCCGCCGGCTGGCCGGCGGGCCCCGCGCTCGTCGAGCTCCTGGGCGCGTCGCCCGAGGTGGCGCCGTACGCCGTGTCCTACCTGCGTGTCAGTCTGCTGAGCACGCCGTTCCTGCTCATCGTCATGGCGGGCACCGGTGTGCTGCGCGGGCTCCAGGACGCCCGTACGCCGCTCGTGGTCGCCGTCGCCACCTACGCCGGCAACGCCGCGCTGTGCGCCGTGTTCGTCCTGGTCCTGGACTGGGGCATCGCCGGTTCGGCCTGGGCGACCGTCATCGCCCAGGGCGCGGGCGCGTTCTGGTACGTGGCGACGATCGGCCGCACCGCCCGCCACGAGGGGGTCTCGCTCCTGCCCACCACGGCCGGCCTGCGCGCCTCCGCCTCGGCGGGCTTCGCGCTGTTCCTGCGCAGCGTCTCTATGCGCGTGGTGGCCCTGGTGACCACGGCCGTCGCCGCACGCCTGGGCGACGAGGCGATCGCCGCCCACCAGGTCTCCTACAACATCTGGGCTCTGCTGGTCTTCGCCATGGACGCCATCGCCATCGCGGGGCAGTCGATCATCGGGCGCTACCTGGGCGCGGGCGACGTGCGGGGGACGCGCGACGCCACCCGCCGCATGGTGGAGTGGGGAGTGCTGTCGGGACTGGTGTTCGCCGCCCTGGTGATCCTGGTGCTGCCCTGGGCACCGATCCCCTTCACCGACGATCCGCAGGTGCGGGTCCTCATCACGGCCACGCTGGTCGTGGTCGCCCTGCTCCAGCCCCTGAGCGGCGTCACCATGGTCCTGGACGGTGTTCTGATGGGCGCGGGAGACCAGCGCTACCTCGCGTGGGCGTCCCTGTGGACGATGCTGGCCTTCCTGCCGTGCGCGCTCCTGGTGCCCGTGTTCACCGGGAGTACCCTGTGGGGCCTGGTCGGGCTGTGGATCGCCTTCGCGGTCTGGATCCTGGCGCGCGCCCTCACCCTGGGCGCGCGTGCCCGGGGCACCGCCTGGCTGGTCACCGGCGCCCGCAGGCCCTGA